TGAGACGCAGCCATCTAAATTGCTTTATCTAGGTCGCTCGGTTCTACTAGCGACCGTGACGGAAGCGATGGATTCGGCGAACATTGTTGCCGTAAAAGTGACCGAAGCGATTGGGTCGTTGCGTGATTTCCATCGAGCGGATGTGGGATCGGTATTCGGCCCGGTTCATGCCTTGTACGTTGGATGCTGCGAAGCCGAACCAAATCGTAGCGACGAGTGCCATGCTGCAGAGAATGTTTTTTTGTGCGGTAGGAACCATTTTAAAACCTTTCGAACTATCAATCATGCCCAGGGACGCGAAAGTCTAGCCTGAGATTCGCCTAAAGCCAATCTATTCTGTGCATTTTCACAGAATTCGCCAGGCCTCCCACGCTGCACAATCGATACTCAAGCCGTTTTGATGGCTTATTCCGTGTCCAAACGGGCCAGTTCGGGCGAAATCGCTTCCAATTCCATTCGCAAGAAACGCTTTACTTGGTTGGTCGTTTTCATTTCGGTCACTTTTTGAACCACTCGTTCGGCGTGATCGATCGTGGTCAGAATGGCCAATTCTTTGATCGTCGGGATAAACGCAGGGCTCATACTGAAGCTTCGCAGCCCCATCCCCAAAAGCAGTAGAAATGCCCGCGGTTGCCCTGCCATTTCTCCACAAAGAGTCACTGGCGTATTGGCAAGGTTACAAGCCTCGATGACATTCTTCAGCGTGATCACCACGGCAGGCGAAAGAGGCTGACATAGCCCACTCACCTTCGGATTGTCGCGATCGGCAGCGGTCAGATACTGCACGAGGTCATTCGACCCGATCGAAACAAAGTCGACCAATTCAAGCAGGTGATGAATACACACGGCCGCGGCCGGCACTTCAAGCATCATCCCGACTTTGACCTTCCCCCGCGGCACGCCTCGTTCGTCGAGCGATTTTTCGGCCTTACGAACCAGGTGATTCGCTTTGCGCATTTCCTCGACGTTCGTGATCATCGGGAAGAGCATGTTGACTTCCCCCGGGCCCCCCTCAGTCAATTCGGCGGCACAACGCATGATCGCGCGGAGCTGCGAAAGAAAGAACTCGGGGTGCTCGAACGAGAGACGAATGCTCCGCCAGCCCATGAAAGGGTTCGCTTCGTTGTGATTGTGCCCCAAGTAAGCAACCGTCTTGTCACCCCCGATATCGAGCGTCCGAATCGTTACGTACTTGTGCGGCGACTTCTGCAATATCTCTTTATAAACTTCGTACTGTTCGTCTTCGTCCGGGACGTTCTCGTGTGTCAGGTATAGGTACTCGGTGCGATAGAGCCCTACACCAGCGGCTCCCATCGCCTCGGCTGCTTCTACGTCTTTGACGTTGTTAATATTCGCCAGCAACTTGAGGGGCGTACCATCACGCGTGACAGCCGGGTGATGCCGATTGGCGGCCAGCTGATCTTTTAGATGAAAGAACTCGCGCTCCAGCTTGCGATACGCGGCAAGTTCTTCCGGCTCAGGATTGATTGAAACAATGCCTTCGCTGCCGTTCACGACGACCGTATCGCCGGTCTTGATCTTGCGCAAGATGCCTGAGACACCGCTCACCGCCGGTATGCCGCGGCTGCGCGCAATCAGGGCCGCATGGCTCGTTTGACTGCCGGCCTGGGTCACAATGCCGCGCACGTCCGCCTCGCCTAGAGCGACGGCCTGGGATGGGAGCAGTTCATCGGCAACGACAATCAGAGGACCACTCAGCCCAGATTCTTCTGCGTCGTTCAGAACATCGGAAAGATACGCACTCAATCGAACGACCACGTCACGAATGTCATTCAGACGCTCTTGCAGGTATGCGTCCCCCGTTTTCGAGAACAATACCGTGTACTCTTCCATCAGCCGATGCAAAGCAGCGGAAGCGGTCAGGTGTTCTTCGACAACCCAGTGCCGCACTTTACTAGTGAAAGCCGGGTCACGCAGGATCGTTTGATGAACGGCAAAGATCGCTGCTTCGCTCTTGCCGATCTGCTTTTCGACCTTCGACTGAAGCGCTACCAAATCAACGGCCGTACGTTCGCGGGCCTGTTCGTACCGCGCAAGCTCCTTCTGAACTTCGTGCTTTTCCAATCGCTTGCGATCGGGATTCACGAAGATCTCTAATATGCAGTACGCCACCCCAATCGAAATCCCTGGGGAGACTGCCAATCCTTTTTCCATTCCCGACACGATGGTCTCTCTATGTAAGTCTGTGGGAAGGTCCGCCTAATGGGGTATTATAGCAACCTGACGGTCCATGTGCGGTAGGGCCGCAATTAAACCCCAGGTAATGGAGCGTAATCCGCTGCTGAACCCGTAGATGGTTTTGATGTCCAGTTACTTCTACGCGGTCGAAGAGGAAAAAGATCCCT
This is a stretch of genomic DNA from Bremerella alba. It encodes these proteins:
- the ptsP gene encoding phosphoenolpyruvate--protein phosphotransferase translates to MAVSPGISIGVAYCILEIFVNPDRKRLEKHEVQKELARYEQARERTAVDLVALQSKVEKQIGKSEAAIFAVHQTILRDPAFTSKVRHWVVEEHLTASAALHRLMEEYTVLFSKTGDAYLQERLNDIRDVVVRLSAYLSDVLNDAEESGLSGPLIVVADELLPSQAVALGEADVRGIVTQAGSQTSHAALIARSRGIPAVSGVSGILRKIKTGDTVVVNGSEGIVSINPEPEELAAYRKLEREFFHLKDQLAANRHHPAVTRDGTPLKLLANINNVKDVEAAEAMGAAGVGLYRTEYLYLTHENVPDEDEQYEVYKEILQKSPHKYVTIRTLDIGGDKTVAYLGHNHNEANPFMGWRSIRLSFEHPEFFLSQLRAIMRCAAELTEGGPGEVNMLFPMITNVEEMRKANHLVRKAEKSLDERGVPRGKVKVGMMLEVPAAAVCIHHLLELVDFVSIGSNDLVQYLTAADRDNPKVSGLCQPLSPAVVITLKNVIEACNLANTPVTLCGEMAGQPRAFLLLLGMGLRSFSMSPAFIPTIKELAILTTIDHAERVVQKVTEMKTTNQVKRFLRMELEAISPELARLDTE